The Lipingzhangella halophila genome segment GTGGAGTGCGCCCAAGCCCTCGATGCATCTCGATGGCCTTGCCTTTGCGCGCCGCCAAGGCAATGAGCATCCCGGTGTCGTAGACGGGGATACGAATGCTCACGCCACCTCGCCCCGGTTCCGGGGCGGGGCCTCTTCGACCCCATGGACCAGACGCATCGCGTCATCGACAGCGCGCTGTTCGGTCTCGGTCAGGCCCTCTGGTTCTGGGGCAGAGTCAGGGGCGTGGTCCGCGGCGTGCGCCTCGGCATCGGCGATCAGCGCATCGATGCCCGCGAACTCGGCCTCGACCGCATCGGTCTCGGCCATCTGCCGGATCGCAGCGTTGACAAGGTAGGACGAGACGTCCATCCCCGCACGGTCCGCATGCGACCTGACTCGTTCCGCTTCTTCCGGATCCAGGCTGATACTGATTCGCACCTTCGACACACCACTAGCGTAATACGAGTATTACGCCTTGTCGATTGCCCACGCTGACCTACCCACCGAGAGGGCTGCTTGGTCTAACGCGCCGATCAGCGCCGGGAAAGAACCCATCGCCGAGCGAAGGCCCCGTGCCGGTTGACAGCGCGAATCGGTCGCGATGACACCGAGGTCAATGCATGCGTTCCG includes the following:
- a CDS encoding plasmid mobilization protein gives rise to the protein MSKVRISISLDPEEAERVRSHADRAGMDVSSYLVNAAIRQMAETDAVEAEFAGIDALIADAEAHAADHAPDSAPEPEGLTETEQRAVDDAMRLVHGVEEAPPRNRGEVA